Proteins from a single region of Bos javanicus breed banteng chromosome 25, ARS-OSU_banteng_1.0, whole genome shotgun sequence:
- the HIP1 gene encoding huntingtin-interacting protein 1 isoform X2, which produces MDRMASSMKQVPNPLPKVLSRRGVGAGMEAAERESFERTQTVSINKAINTQVVAVKEKHARTCILGTHHEKGAQTFWSVVNRLPLSSNAVLCWKFCHVFHKLLRDGHPNVLKDSLRYKSELSDMSRMWGHLSEGYGQLCSIYLKLLRTKMEYHTKNPRFPGNLHMSDRQLEEAGESDVNNFFQLTVEMFDYLECELNLFQTVFNSLDMSRSVSVTTAGQCRLAPLIQVILDCSHLYDYAVKLLFKLHSCLPADTLQGHRDRFLEQFTKLKDFFYRSSNLQYFKRLIQIPQLPENPPNFLRASALSEHVSPVVVIPAEASSPDSEPVLEKDDLMGMDASQQNSFDSKFDDIFGSSSSSDPFNFNSQNGVNKDEKDQLIDQLFGETRELKAQLENMKTESQRAVLQLKGRTSELEAELAEQQHLRQQAADESEFLRAELDELKKKREDTEKAQRSLTEIERKAQANEQRYSKLKEKYNELVQNHAALLRKNAEVTKQVSVARQAQVDLEREKKELEDSFQRISDQAQRKTQEQTEVLENLKQELATSKQELQIVQGSLENSAQSEAKWTAQITDLEKDRDSLMSAMACREEELSALREQLEYTQLKLSSAQESICRLEKDQHKMLLAEARRAAEQVVQEALRLFEEPTLSSCAGSADHLLSKVNSTSSCIEQLEKCWSQYLACPEDISGLLHSVTLLAHLTSDTIVHGSATCLRAPPESADSLIDACKQYGKETLTYLSFLEEERIFENADSTAMRSCLTRITAISEDLLPRGLDIKQEELGDLVDKEMAATSAAIEAATARIEEMLSKSRAGDTGVKLEVNERILGSCTSLMQAIQILVLASKELQREIVESGRGTASPKEFYAKNSRWTEGLISAAKAVGWGATVLVDAADMVVQGRGKFEELMVCSREIAASTAQLVAASKVKADKNSPNLAQLLQASRAVNQATAEVVASTISGKSQIEDTDSMDFSSITLTQIKRQEMDSQEPKHRHLHCKKRKPKRNRVTPMPHMSECKSLLPINARARVCVCVCVRACALPPVTGQTVGVYPRPTQAFQRFLPQGHPLCSSP; this is translated from the exons CGTGCATACTGGGCACCCACCACGAGAAGGGAGCGCAGACCTTTTGGTCTGTTGTCAACCGGCTGCCCCTGTCCAGCAACGCAGTGCTCTGCTGGAAGTTCTGCCACGTGTTCCACAAACTCCTCCGGGATGGACACCCAAAC GTTCTCAAGGACTCTCTGAGATACAAAAGCGAATTGAGCGACATGAGCCGGATGTGG GGCCACCTGAGCGAAGGGTATGGGCAGCTTTGCAGCATCTACCTCAAACTGCTGAGAACGAAGATGGAGTACCACACCAAA aaCCCCAGGTTCCCAGGCAACCTTCACATGAGTGACCGGCAGCTAGAGGAGGCCGGAGAGAGTGACGTCAACAACTT TTTCCAGCTGACAGTGGAGATGTTCGACTACCTGGAGTGTGAACTTAACCTCTTCCAAACTG TATTCAACTCCCTGGACATGTCCCGCTCCGTGTCGGTGACCACAGCCGGGCAGTGCCGCCTCGCCCCGCTCATCCAGGTCATCTTGGATTGCAGCCACCTCTATGATTACGCTGTCAAGCTTCTCTTCAAGCTCCACTCCT GTCTCCCAGCCGACACCCTGCAAGGCCACCGGGACCGCTTCCTGGAGCAGTTCACAAA GTTGAAAGATTTTTTCTACCGCTCCAGCAACCTGCAGTACTTCAAGCGGCTTATTCAGATCCCTCAACTGCCAGAG AACCCACCTAATTTCCTACGAGCCTCCGCCCTGTCAGAACACGTCAGCCCCGTGGTGGTGATCCCAGCCGAGGCGTCATCCCCCGACAGCGAGCCGGTCTTAGAGAAGGATGACCTCATGGGGATGGATGCCTCCCAGCAG AATTCATTCGACAGCAAGTTCGATGACATCTTTGGCAGCTCCTCCAGCAGCGATCCCTTCAATTTCAACAGTCAGAATGGCGTGAACAAGGATGAGAA GGATCAGTTAATTGATCAGCTGTTTGGAGAGACCAGAGAACTGAAAGCACAGCTGGAAAACATGAAGACTGAG AGCCAGCGGGCCGTGCTGCAGCTCAAGGGCCGCACTAGCGAGCTGGAGGCCGAGTTGGCCGAGCAGCAGCACCTGCGGCAGCAGGCGGCCGACGAGAGCGAGTTCCTCCGGGCCGAGCTGGACGAGCTCAAGAAGAAGCGCGAGGACACGGAGAAGGCTCAGCGGAGCCTGACGGAGATCGAGA GGAAAGCCCAAGCCAACGAGCAGCGCTACAGCAAGCTGAAGGAGAAGTACAATGAGCTGGTGCAGAACCATGCCGCCCTGCTGCGGAAG AATGCGGAGGTGACCAAACAGGTGTCGGTGGCCAGACAAGCCCAGGTGGATTTGGAACGGGAGAAAAAAGAGCTGGAGGATTCTTTTCAGCGCATCAGTGACCAGGCCCAGCGGAAG ACTCAAGAACAGACAGAAGTACTAGAGAATTTGAAGCAAGAACTTGCCACCAGCAAACAGGAACTCCAGATTGTCCAAGGCAGCCTGGAAAATTCTGCCCAG TCGGAGGCAAAGTGGACTGCCCAGATCACAGACCTGGAGAAGGACCGGGACAGCCTGATGAGCGCCATGGCTTGTCGGGAGGAGGAGCTGTCCGCTCTTCGGGAGCAGCTGGAGTACACGCAGCTCAAACTGTCCAGCGCACAG GAATCTATATGCCGGCTCGAGAAGGATCAACACAAGATGCTTCTGGCTGAGGCGAGGAGGGCTGCAGAGCAGGTGGTGCAAGAGGCCCTGAGACTGTTTGAGGAGCCCACTCTCTCAAGCTGCGCTGGATCTGCAG ATCATCTGCTGTCCAAGGTCAACTCCACTTCCAGCTGCATTGAGCAACTGGAAAAATGCTGGAGCCAGTACCTGGCGTGCCCGGAAG ATATCAGTGGGCTCCTCCACTCCGTAACACTCCTGGCCCACCTGACCAGTGACACCATCGTTCACGGCAGCGCCACCTGCCTTAGAGCCCCGCCGGAGTCGGCCGACT CTCTGATTGACGCCTGTAAGCAGTACGGCAAGGAGACCCTCACCTATCTGTctttcctggaggaagaaagaatCTTCGAGAATGCCGACAGCACAGCCATGAGAAGCTGCCTCACCAGGATCACGGCCATTAGCGAA GATCTCCTGCCCAGAGGCCTGGACATCAAACAGGAGGAACTGGGGGACCTGGTGGACAAGGAGATGGCTGCCACTTCGGCTGCCATTGAAGCCGCTACGGCCAGAATAGAG GAGATGCTCAGCAAATCCcgagctggagacacaggagtcaaATTGGAGGTGAACGAAAG AATCCTTGGTTCCTGTACCAGCCTAATGCAGGCCATTCAGATCCTGGTCCTGGCTTCGAAGGAGCTGCAGAGAGAGATAGTGGAGAGTGGCCGG GGTACAGCATCCCCTAAAGAGTTTTATGCCAAGAATTCTCGATGGACAGAAGGACTTATCTCAGCCGCCAAAGCTGTGGGCTGGGGAGCCACTGTCCTGGT AGACGCAGCTGATATGGTGGTGCAAGGCCGAGGGAAGTTTGAGGAGCTCATGGTGTGTTCACGTGAGATCGCTGCGAGCACCGCCCAGCTTGTAGCCGCCTCCAAG GTGAAAGCTGATAAGAACAGCCCAAACCTGGCTCAGCTGCTGCAGGCCTCTCGGGCCGTAAACCAGGCCACTGCCGAGGTTGTGGCCTCAACTATTTCCGGCAAATCACAGATCGAGGACACAG ACAGCATGGACTTCTCAAGCATTACGCTGACCCAGATCAAACGGCAGGAGATGGATTCCCAG GAACCGAAGCACCGCCATCTACACTGCAAGAAGCGAAAACCGAAAAGGAATAGAGTCACACCGATGCCCCACATGTCAGAGTGTAAATCCTTGCTGCCCATAAATGcacgcgcgcgcgtgtgtgtgtgtgtgtgcgtgcgtgcgtgcgctCTGCCCCCAGTCACGGGCCAGACCGTGGGGGTCTACCCCAGGCCTACCCAGGCCTTCCAAAGATTCCTTCCACAGGGACACCCTCTGTGTTCCAGCCCATGA
- the HIP1 gene encoding huntingtin-interacting protein 1 isoform X6 — MDRMASSMKQVPNPLPKVLSRRGVGAGMEAAERESFERTQTVSINKAINTQVVAVKEKHARTCILGTHHEKGAQTFWSVVNRLPLSSNAVLCWKFCHVFHKLLRDGHPNVLKDSLRYKSELSDMSRMWGHLSEGYGQLCSIYLKLLRTKMEYHTKNPRFPGNLHMSDRQLEEAGESDVNNFFQLTVEMFDYLECELNLFQTVFNSLDMSRSVSVTTAGQCRLAPLIQVILDCSHLYDYAVKLLFKLHSCLPADTLQGHRDRFLEQFTKLKDFFYRSSNLQYFKRLIQIPQLPENPPNFLRASALSEHVSPVVVIPAEASSPDSEPVLEKDDLMGMDASQQQNSFDSKFDDIFGSSSSSDPFNFNSQNGVNKDEKDQLIDQLFGETRELKAQLENMKTESQRAVLQLKGRTSELEAELAEQQHLRQQAADESEFLRAELDELKKKREDTEKAQRSLTEIERKAQANEQRYSKLKEKYNELVQNHAALLRKNAEVTKQVSVARQAQVDLEREKKELEDSFQRISDQAQRKTQEQTEVLENLKQELATSKQELQIVQGSLENSAQSEAKWTAQITDLEKDRDSLMSAMACREEELSALREQLEYTQLKLSSAQESICRLEKDQHKMLLAEARRAAEQVVQEALRLFEEPTLSSCAGSADHLLSKVNSTSSCIEQLEKCWSQYLACPEDISGLLHSVTLLAHLTSDTIVHGSATCLRAPPESADSLIDACKQYGKETLTYLSFLEEERIFENADSTAMRSCLTRITAISEDLLPRGLDIKQEELGDLVDKEMAATSAAIEAATARIEEMLSKSRAGDTGVKLEVNERILGSCTSLMQAIQILVLASKELQREIVESGRGTASPKEFYAKNSRWTEGLISAAKAVGWGATVLVDAADMVVQGRGKFEELMVCSREIAASTAQLVAASKVKADKNSPNLAQLLQASRAVNQATAEVVASTISGKSQIEDTDSMDFSSITLTQIKRQEMDSQEPKHRHLHCKKRKPKRNRVTPMPHMSEFFSVSSFAQTCEHQRADGFQIGTRP; from the exons CGTGCATACTGGGCACCCACCACGAGAAGGGAGCGCAGACCTTTTGGTCTGTTGTCAACCGGCTGCCCCTGTCCAGCAACGCAGTGCTCTGCTGGAAGTTCTGCCACGTGTTCCACAAACTCCTCCGGGATGGACACCCAAAC GTTCTCAAGGACTCTCTGAGATACAAAAGCGAATTGAGCGACATGAGCCGGATGTGG GGCCACCTGAGCGAAGGGTATGGGCAGCTTTGCAGCATCTACCTCAAACTGCTGAGAACGAAGATGGAGTACCACACCAAA aaCCCCAGGTTCCCAGGCAACCTTCACATGAGTGACCGGCAGCTAGAGGAGGCCGGAGAGAGTGACGTCAACAACTT TTTCCAGCTGACAGTGGAGATGTTCGACTACCTGGAGTGTGAACTTAACCTCTTCCAAACTG TATTCAACTCCCTGGACATGTCCCGCTCCGTGTCGGTGACCACAGCCGGGCAGTGCCGCCTCGCCCCGCTCATCCAGGTCATCTTGGATTGCAGCCACCTCTATGATTACGCTGTCAAGCTTCTCTTCAAGCTCCACTCCT GTCTCCCAGCCGACACCCTGCAAGGCCACCGGGACCGCTTCCTGGAGCAGTTCACAAA GTTGAAAGATTTTTTCTACCGCTCCAGCAACCTGCAGTACTTCAAGCGGCTTATTCAGATCCCTCAACTGCCAGAG AACCCACCTAATTTCCTACGAGCCTCCGCCCTGTCAGAACACGTCAGCCCCGTGGTGGTGATCCCAGCCGAGGCGTCATCCCCCGACAGCGAGCCGGTCTTAGAGAAGGATGACCTCATGGGGATGGATGCCTCCCAGCAG CAGAATTCATTCGACAGCAAGTTCGATGACATCTTTGGCAGCTCCTCCAGCAGCGATCCCTTCAATTTCAACAGTCAGAATGGCGTGAACAAGGATGAGAA GGATCAGTTAATTGATCAGCTGTTTGGAGAGACCAGAGAACTGAAAGCACAGCTGGAAAACATGAAGACTGAG AGCCAGCGGGCCGTGCTGCAGCTCAAGGGCCGCACTAGCGAGCTGGAGGCCGAGTTGGCCGAGCAGCAGCACCTGCGGCAGCAGGCGGCCGACGAGAGCGAGTTCCTCCGGGCCGAGCTGGACGAGCTCAAGAAGAAGCGCGAGGACACGGAGAAGGCTCAGCGGAGCCTGACGGAGATCGAGA GGAAAGCCCAAGCCAACGAGCAGCGCTACAGCAAGCTGAAGGAGAAGTACAATGAGCTGGTGCAGAACCATGCCGCCCTGCTGCGGAAG AATGCGGAGGTGACCAAACAGGTGTCGGTGGCCAGACAAGCCCAGGTGGATTTGGAACGGGAGAAAAAAGAGCTGGAGGATTCTTTTCAGCGCATCAGTGACCAGGCCCAGCGGAAG ACTCAAGAACAGACAGAAGTACTAGAGAATTTGAAGCAAGAACTTGCCACCAGCAAACAGGAACTCCAGATTGTCCAAGGCAGCCTGGAAAATTCTGCCCAG TCGGAGGCAAAGTGGACTGCCCAGATCACAGACCTGGAGAAGGACCGGGACAGCCTGATGAGCGCCATGGCTTGTCGGGAGGAGGAGCTGTCCGCTCTTCGGGAGCAGCTGGAGTACACGCAGCTCAAACTGTCCAGCGCACAG GAATCTATATGCCGGCTCGAGAAGGATCAACACAAGATGCTTCTGGCTGAGGCGAGGAGGGCTGCAGAGCAGGTGGTGCAAGAGGCCCTGAGACTGTTTGAGGAGCCCACTCTCTCAAGCTGCGCTGGATCTGCAG ATCATCTGCTGTCCAAGGTCAACTCCACTTCCAGCTGCATTGAGCAACTGGAAAAATGCTGGAGCCAGTACCTGGCGTGCCCGGAAG ATATCAGTGGGCTCCTCCACTCCGTAACACTCCTGGCCCACCTGACCAGTGACACCATCGTTCACGGCAGCGCCACCTGCCTTAGAGCCCCGCCGGAGTCGGCCGACT CTCTGATTGACGCCTGTAAGCAGTACGGCAAGGAGACCCTCACCTATCTGTctttcctggaggaagaaagaatCTTCGAGAATGCCGACAGCACAGCCATGAGAAGCTGCCTCACCAGGATCACGGCCATTAGCGAA GATCTCCTGCCCAGAGGCCTGGACATCAAACAGGAGGAACTGGGGGACCTGGTGGACAAGGAGATGGCTGCCACTTCGGCTGCCATTGAAGCCGCTACGGCCAGAATAGAG GAGATGCTCAGCAAATCCcgagctggagacacaggagtcaaATTGGAGGTGAACGAAAG AATCCTTGGTTCCTGTACCAGCCTAATGCAGGCCATTCAGATCCTGGTCCTGGCTTCGAAGGAGCTGCAGAGAGAGATAGTGGAGAGTGGCCGG GGTACAGCATCCCCTAAAGAGTTTTATGCCAAGAATTCTCGATGGACAGAAGGACTTATCTCAGCCGCCAAAGCTGTGGGCTGGGGAGCCACTGTCCTGGT AGACGCAGCTGATATGGTGGTGCAAGGCCGAGGGAAGTTTGAGGAGCTCATGGTGTGTTCACGTGAGATCGCTGCGAGCACCGCCCAGCTTGTAGCCGCCTCCAAG GTGAAAGCTGATAAGAACAGCCCAAACCTGGCTCAGCTGCTGCAGGCCTCTCGGGCCGTAAACCAGGCCACTGCCGAGGTTGTGGCCTCAACTATTTCCGGCAAATCACAGATCGAGGACACAG ACAGCATGGACTTCTCAAGCATTACGCTGACCCAGATCAAACGGCAGGAGATGGATTCCCAG GAACCGAAGCACCGCCATCTACACTGCAAGAAGCGAAAACCGAAAAGGAATAGAGTCACACCGATGCCCCACATGTCAGAGT TCTTTTCCGTTTCATCATTTGCACAAACTTGTGAGCACCAGAGGGCTGATGGATTCCAAATCGGGACCCGACCCTGA
- the HIP1 gene encoding huntingtin-interacting protein 1 isoform X3 produces MDRMASSMKQVPNPLPKVLSRRGVGAGMEAAERESFERTQTVSINKAINTQVVAVKEKHARTCILGTHHEKGAQTFWSVVNRLPLSSNAVLCWKFCHVFHKLLRDGHPNVLKDSLRYKSELSDMSRMWGHLSEGYGQLCSIYLKLLRTKMEYHTKNPRFPGNLHMSDRQLEEAGESDVNNFFQLTVEMFDYLECELNLFQTVFNSLDMSRSVSVTTAGQCRLAPLIQVILDCSHLYDYAVKLLFKLHSCLPADTLQGHRDRFLEQFTKLKDFFYRSSNLQYFKRLIQIPQLPENPPNFLRASALSEHVSPVVVIPAEASSPDSEPVLEKDDLMGMDASQQQNSFDSKFDDIFGSSSSSDPFNFNSQNGVNKDEKDQLIDQLFGETRELKAQLENMKTESQRAVLQLKGRTSELEAELAEQQHLRQQAADESEFLRAELDELKKKREDTEKAQRSLTEIERKAQANEQRYSKLKEKYNELVQNHAALLRKNAEVTKQVSVARQAQVDLEREKKELEDSFQRISDQAQRKTQEQTEVLENLKQELATSKQELQIVQGSLENSAQSEAKWTAQITDLEKDRDSLMSAMACREEELSALREQLEYTQLKLSSAQESICRLEKDQHKMLLAEARRAAEQVVQEALRLFEEPTLSSCAGSADHLLSKVNSTSSCIEQLEKCWSQYLACPEDISGLLHSVTLLAHLTSDTIVHGSATCLRAPPESADSLIDACKQYGKETLTYLSFLEEERIFENADSTAMRSCLTRITAISEDLLPRGLDIKQEELGDLVDKEMAATSAAIEAATARIEEMLSKSRAGDTGVKLEVNERILGSCTSLMQAIQILVLASKELQREIVESGRGTASPKEFYAKNSRWTEGLISAAKAVGWGATVLVDAADMVVQGRGKFEELMVCSREIAASTAQLVAASKVKADKNSPNLAQLLQASRAVNQATAEVVASTISGKSQIEDTDSMDFSSITLTQIKRQEMDSQVRVLELENELQKERQKLGELRKKHYELAGVAEGWEEVFSVSSFAQTCEHQRADGFQIGTRP; encoded by the exons CGTGCATACTGGGCACCCACCACGAGAAGGGAGCGCAGACCTTTTGGTCTGTTGTCAACCGGCTGCCCCTGTCCAGCAACGCAGTGCTCTGCTGGAAGTTCTGCCACGTGTTCCACAAACTCCTCCGGGATGGACACCCAAAC GTTCTCAAGGACTCTCTGAGATACAAAAGCGAATTGAGCGACATGAGCCGGATGTGG GGCCACCTGAGCGAAGGGTATGGGCAGCTTTGCAGCATCTACCTCAAACTGCTGAGAACGAAGATGGAGTACCACACCAAA aaCCCCAGGTTCCCAGGCAACCTTCACATGAGTGACCGGCAGCTAGAGGAGGCCGGAGAGAGTGACGTCAACAACTT TTTCCAGCTGACAGTGGAGATGTTCGACTACCTGGAGTGTGAACTTAACCTCTTCCAAACTG TATTCAACTCCCTGGACATGTCCCGCTCCGTGTCGGTGACCACAGCCGGGCAGTGCCGCCTCGCCCCGCTCATCCAGGTCATCTTGGATTGCAGCCACCTCTATGATTACGCTGTCAAGCTTCTCTTCAAGCTCCACTCCT GTCTCCCAGCCGACACCCTGCAAGGCCACCGGGACCGCTTCCTGGAGCAGTTCACAAA GTTGAAAGATTTTTTCTACCGCTCCAGCAACCTGCAGTACTTCAAGCGGCTTATTCAGATCCCTCAACTGCCAGAG AACCCACCTAATTTCCTACGAGCCTCCGCCCTGTCAGAACACGTCAGCCCCGTGGTGGTGATCCCAGCCGAGGCGTCATCCCCCGACAGCGAGCCGGTCTTAGAGAAGGATGACCTCATGGGGATGGATGCCTCCCAGCAG CAGAATTCATTCGACAGCAAGTTCGATGACATCTTTGGCAGCTCCTCCAGCAGCGATCCCTTCAATTTCAACAGTCAGAATGGCGTGAACAAGGATGAGAA GGATCAGTTAATTGATCAGCTGTTTGGAGAGACCAGAGAACTGAAAGCACAGCTGGAAAACATGAAGACTGAG AGCCAGCGGGCCGTGCTGCAGCTCAAGGGCCGCACTAGCGAGCTGGAGGCCGAGTTGGCCGAGCAGCAGCACCTGCGGCAGCAGGCGGCCGACGAGAGCGAGTTCCTCCGGGCCGAGCTGGACGAGCTCAAGAAGAAGCGCGAGGACACGGAGAAGGCTCAGCGGAGCCTGACGGAGATCGAGA GGAAAGCCCAAGCCAACGAGCAGCGCTACAGCAAGCTGAAGGAGAAGTACAATGAGCTGGTGCAGAACCATGCCGCCCTGCTGCGGAAG AATGCGGAGGTGACCAAACAGGTGTCGGTGGCCAGACAAGCCCAGGTGGATTTGGAACGGGAGAAAAAAGAGCTGGAGGATTCTTTTCAGCGCATCAGTGACCAGGCCCAGCGGAAG ACTCAAGAACAGACAGAAGTACTAGAGAATTTGAAGCAAGAACTTGCCACCAGCAAACAGGAACTCCAGATTGTCCAAGGCAGCCTGGAAAATTCTGCCCAG TCGGAGGCAAAGTGGACTGCCCAGATCACAGACCTGGAGAAGGACCGGGACAGCCTGATGAGCGCCATGGCTTGTCGGGAGGAGGAGCTGTCCGCTCTTCGGGAGCAGCTGGAGTACACGCAGCTCAAACTGTCCAGCGCACAG GAATCTATATGCCGGCTCGAGAAGGATCAACACAAGATGCTTCTGGCTGAGGCGAGGAGGGCTGCAGAGCAGGTGGTGCAAGAGGCCCTGAGACTGTTTGAGGAGCCCACTCTCTCAAGCTGCGCTGGATCTGCAG ATCATCTGCTGTCCAAGGTCAACTCCACTTCCAGCTGCATTGAGCAACTGGAAAAATGCTGGAGCCAGTACCTGGCGTGCCCGGAAG ATATCAGTGGGCTCCTCCACTCCGTAACACTCCTGGCCCACCTGACCAGTGACACCATCGTTCACGGCAGCGCCACCTGCCTTAGAGCCCCGCCGGAGTCGGCCGACT CTCTGATTGACGCCTGTAAGCAGTACGGCAAGGAGACCCTCACCTATCTGTctttcctggaggaagaaagaatCTTCGAGAATGCCGACAGCACAGCCATGAGAAGCTGCCTCACCAGGATCACGGCCATTAGCGAA GATCTCCTGCCCAGAGGCCTGGACATCAAACAGGAGGAACTGGGGGACCTGGTGGACAAGGAGATGGCTGCCACTTCGGCTGCCATTGAAGCCGCTACGGCCAGAATAGAG GAGATGCTCAGCAAATCCcgagctggagacacaggagtcaaATTGGAGGTGAACGAAAG AATCCTTGGTTCCTGTACCAGCCTAATGCAGGCCATTCAGATCCTGGTCCTGGCTTCGAAGGAGCTGCAGAGAGAGATAGTGGAGAGTGGCCGG GGTACAGCATCCCCTAAAGAGTTTTATGCCAAGAATTCTCGATGGACAGAAGGACTTATCTCAGCCGCCAAAGCTGTGGGCTGGGGAGCCACTGTCCTGGT AGACGCAGCTGATATGGTGGTGCAAGGCCGAGGGAAGTTTGAGGAGCTCATGGTGTGTTCACGTGAGATCGCTGCGAGCACCGCCCAGCTTGTAGCCGCCTCCAAG GTGAAAGCTGATAAGAACAGCCCAAACCTGGCTCAGCTGCTGCAGGCCTCTCGGGCCGTAAACCAGGCCACTGCCGAGGTTGTGGCCTCAACTATTTCCGGCAAATCACAGATCGAGGACACAG ACAGCATGGACTTCTCAAGCATTACGCTGACCCAGATCAAACGGCAGGAGATGGATTCCCAG GTTAGGGTGCTAGAGCTGGAAAATGAACTGCAGAAGGAGCGTCAGAAACTGGGAGAGCTTCGGAAAAAGCACTACGAGCTGGCTGGGGTTGCCGAGGGCTGGGAGGAAG TCTTTTCCGTTTCATCATTTGCACAAACTTGTGAGCACCAGAGGGCTGATGGATTCCAAATCGGGACCCGACCCTGA